In Babylonia areolata isolate BAREFJ2019XMU chromosome 19, ASM4173473v1, whole genome shotgun sequence, a single window of DNA contains:
- the LOC143294348 gene encoding uncharacterized protein LOC143294348 isoform X1 — MTIIMREVTFKAALSVLTLLTMTQAHPLTSETTATSPAEETPPRGEPSHLLFYLMVEKELVPQTKALAARALDILQNTCRTLYNRTSECMKETDKLPGIPALGDFPSDGALEREGSRMFSKHLLKDVHRTLLKLQMLLEEESEERFEPLTQLISDMDSTRQQLHDQMNQFYTINLRDRDEFTKVTKSKKRYMTRSRDGEDCRGDKDDEDGDGDDDDDYEYDERADCLTEDDYRLKLMYTAYRKLLRVHHVLGYTVRLSWLALEEDAWP; from the exons A TGACCATCATCATGCGGGAGGTGACGTTCAAAGCCGCGCTGTCCGTGCTGACGTTGCTAACGATGACGCAGGCCCACCCTCTGACGTCAGAGACCACCGCCACGTCACCGGCAGAGGAGACCCCGCCCCGCGGAGAGCCCAGCCACCTGCTGTTCTACCTCATGGTGGAGAAAGAGCTCGTGCCTCAGACCAAGGCTCTGGCCGCCAGGGCACTGGACATTCTGCAGAACACG TGCCGTACACTTTACAACAGAACCAGCGAGTGTATGAAGGAAACTGACAAACTTCCGGGAATTCCCGCTCTGGGGGATTTCCCTTCGGATGGAGCTCTTGAAAGAGAAGGATCCAGAATGTTCAGTAAG cacctgTTGAAGGACGTGCACCGCACGCTGCTCAAGCTGCAGATGTTgctggaggaggagagtgaggagaggtTCGAACCTCTGACCCAGCTCATCTCAGACATGGACAGCACCAGGCAACAACTCCACGATCAg ATGAATCAGTTCTACACCATCAACCTCCGAGACAGGGACGAGTTCACCAAGGTAACCAAAAGCAAGAAACGCTACATGACTCGCTCCCGTGACGGCGAAGACTGTCGAGGTGATAAAGACGACGAAGACGGcgacggcgacgatgacgacgactacgaaTACGACGAGCGTGCCGACTGTCTCACCGAAGATGACTACCGTCTGAAACTGATGTACACGGCGTATCGCAAACTGCTGCGCGTGCACCACGTACTGGGCTACACCGTGCGTCTGTCATGGCTGGCCCTGGAGGAAGATGCCTGGCCTTGA
- the LOC143294348 gene encoding uncharacterized protein LOC143294348 isoform X2 — protein MTIIMREVTFKAALSVLTLLTMTQAHPLTSETTATSPAEETPPRGEPSHLLFYLMVEKELVPQTKALAARALDILQNTCRTLYNRTSECMKETDKLPGIPALGDFPSDGALEREGSRMFSKHLLKDVHRTLLKLQMLLEEESEERFEPLTQLISDMDSTRQQLHDQMNQFYTINLRDRDEFTKVTKSKKRYMTRSRDGEDCRGDKDDEDGDGDDDDDYEYDERADCLTEDDYRLKLMYTAYRKLLRVHHVLGYTVRLSWLALEEDAWP, from the exons TGACCATCATCATGCGGGAGGTGACGTTCAAAGCCGCGCTGTCCGTGCTGACGTTGCTAACGATGACGCAGGCCCACCCTCTGACGTCAGAGACCACCGCCACGTCACCGGCAGAGGAGACCCCGCCCCGCGGAGAGCCCAGCCACCTGCTGTTCTACCTCATGGTGGAGAAAGAGCTCGTGCCTCAGACCAAGGCTCTGGCCGCCAGGGCACTGGACATTCTGCAGAACACG TGCCGTACACTTTACAACAGAACCAGCGAGTGTATGAAGGAAACTGACAAACTTCCGGGAATTCCCGCTCTGGGGGATTTCCCTTCGGATGGAGCTCTTGAAAGAGAAGGATCCAGAATGTTCAGTAAG cacctgTTGAAGGACGTGCACCGCACGCTGCTCAAGCTGCAGATGTTgctggaggaggagagtgaggagaggtTCGAACCTCTGACCCAGCTCATCTCAGACATGGACAGCACCAGGCAACAACTCCACGATCAg ATGAATCAGTTCTACACCATCAACCTCCGAGACAGGGACGAGTTCACCAAGGTAACCAAAAGCAAGAAACGCTACATGACTCGCTCCCGTGACGGCGAAGACTGTCGAGGTGATAAAGACGACGAAGACGGcgacggcgacgatgacgacgactacgaaTACGACGAGCGTGCCGACTGTCTCACCGAAGATGACTACCGTCTGAAACTGATGTACACGGCGTATCGCAAACTGCTGCGCGTGCACCACGTACTGGGCTACACCGTGCGTCTGTCATGGCTGGCCCTGGAGGAAGATGCCTGGCCTTGA